A genomic segment from Pelobates fuscus isolate aPelFus1 chromosome 7, aPelFus1.pri, whole genome shotgun sequence encodes:
- the RABGAP1L gene encoding rab GTPase-activating protein 1-like isoform X4 has translation MCFHVYICTKPRTPWAGHFLPLVKSPFCLLLFSRQVVQCQDIMLHLKDQLNRENRRLQETSMRLEQENDDLAHELVTSKIALRSDLDQAEDKAEVLNKELLLTKQRLVEAEEEKRKQEEETAQLKEVFRKQLEKAEQEIKKTTAIIAEYKQICSQLSTRLEKQQTASREELEMVKAKVMSCSHCSEIFSKEGSLQGAGMEKSGDGSDDEKDTLMKHLREMELELAQTKLQLVEAKCKIQELEHQRGALMNEIQAAKNSWFSKTLNSIKTATGAQPTAQSPQGAQASSPTLQAPKDST, from the exons ATGTGCTTTCATGTCTATATATGTACAAAACCCAGAACGCCTTGGGCAGGTCACTTCTTGCCACTTGTGAAATCTCCTTTCTGCTTGTTGCTTTTTTCCCGTCAAGTCGTGCAGTGCCAGGACATCATGTTGCACTTGAAAGACCAGCTCAAT AGAGAGAATCGCCGACTGCAGGAAACCAGCATGAGACTGGAACAGGAAAATGATGACTTGGCACATGAACTGGTTACCAGCAAGATCGCCCTGCGCAGTGACTTGGACCAG GCAGAAGATAAGGCAGAGGTTTTAAATAAGGAGCTTCTACTGACCAAACAGAGGTTGGTTGAAGCTGAGGAAGAAAAGCGTAAGCAGGAGGAAGAAACTGCTCAG CTAAAGGAAGTTTTCCGGAAACAGTTGGAAAAGGCAGAGCAGGAAATCAAGAAGACAACAGCTATAAtagcagagtacaaacag ATATGTTCCCAGCTAAGTACCCGGCTGGAAAAGCAGCAGActgcaagcagagaggagctggagaTGGTCAAG gccAAGGTTATGTCTTGCAGCCACTGCAGTGAGATCTTCAGCAAGGAAGGGTCACTACAGGGGGCGGGAATGGAAAAGTCAGGTGACGGAAGCGATGATGAGAAAGATACGCTCATGAAGCACCTGCGGGAGATGGAGTTAGAGTTGGCACAGACCAAACTGCAACTTGTGGAGGCCAAATGCAAAATTCAG GAACTTGAGCACCAAAGAGGCGCTCTTATGAACGAGATCCAAGCTGCCAAAAACTCCTGGTTTAGCAAAACCCTGAACTCTATTAAAACAGCCACAGGAGCCCAGCCCACCGCACAGTCCCCACAGGGAGCTCAGGCCTCGAGCCCTACCCTGCAGGCTCCGAAAGACAGTACATAG